In Tursiops truncatus isolate mTurTru1 chromosome X, mTurTru1.mat.Y, whole genome shotgun sequence, the following proteins share a genomic window:
- the P2RY4 gene encoding LOW QUALITY PROTEIN: P2Y purinoceptor 4 (The sequence of the model RefSeq protein was modified relative to this genomic sequence to represent the inferred CDS: inserted 2 bases in 1 codon; substituted 3 bases at 3 genomic stop codons): protein MERRQTNQMVETETSPAVLGLSYSTPHLAGLLCLAVWLVIAGCLVPNLFFVTTSPKGDIILCHDTTRPEVFDHYVHFSLAVMGLLFDVPCLVTLVCYGLMAQRLXRPLPGAAQSSSRLCSLRTIAVVLTVFAVCFVPFHITRTVYYMXKAVGSXCWVLNIINMVYKVTRPLASANSCLDPVLYLPTGDKYXRQLRQLCRGGRPWLPTAASSLALVSLPEDSSCRWTATPQDGGLGR from the exons atggagaggaggcaGACAAATCAAATGGTAGAAACAGAGACTTCCCCTGCTGTCCTAG GATTGTCTTATTCCACTCCACACCTTGCTGGCCTTCTCTGCCTGGCAGTTTGGTTGGTCATAGCTGGCTGCCTCGTGCCCAACTTGTTCTTTGTCACCACCAGCCCTAAGGGGGACATCATCTTGTGCCACGACACCACCCGGCCTGAGGTGTTTGACCACTACGTGCACTTCAGTTTGGCAGTCATGGGGCTGCTCTTTGACGTGCCCTGCCTGGTCACTCTTGTCTGCTATGGGCTCATGGCCCAGCGCCTGTAACGGCCCTTGCCAGGGGCTGCCCAGTCATCTTCCCGTCTGTGCTCGCTGCGCACCATCGCTGTGGTATTGACTGTCTTTGCTGTCTGTTTTGTGCCTTTCCACATCACCCGCACCGTTTATTACAT CAAGGCTGTTGGAAGCTGATGCTGGGTGCTGAACATCATCAACATGGTCTATAAAGTGACTCGGCCTCTGGCCAGTGCCAATAGCTGCCTGGATCCTGTGCTCTATTTGCCCACTGGGGACAAGTATTGACGTCAGCTCCGGCAGCTCTGCAGGGGTGGCAGGCCCTGGCTCCCCACAGCTGCCTCCTCTCTGGCGCTGGTGTCCCTGCCTGAGGACAGCAGCTGCAGGTGGACAGCCACTCCCCAGGATGGCGGCTTGGGCAGATAG